A stretch of DNA from Nitrospira sp. KM1:
GCACGGGACGCGAGCTCGGGGACGACACCGCCGAAGCGTTCATGGACTTGGTGCTGGGAAGAAATAACCGAGGACCGTACCGTGCCGTCTGCATCCAAAACCGCCGCGGCAGTTTCGTCACAGGATGTTTCAATCCCCAGCAAGGGGCCTTCCACCCATCGATCTGCGGAGAGATATGTATCGATCTGCCCGGTCACTGGTTTGCTCTCATCGCTTGAAAACACGTCGACCCCTGCCGCTCTATGAACGACAAGGGTCGAACAGACATGATCCAGCTTCTTATGGAAGTCGCCTCTTGGCCACCATCAAACGCCGGCCATAGCCTCCTGCTCGATGAACGTCGGCGCGCCGTCGCGCAGGACGACCTTGATCTTACGACTGTCCTTGAATCTTCCCTTGATCATTTCCTCTGATAAGGGGTCCCCAATCGCGCGCTGAATCGTACGGCGCATCGGTCTCGCCCCGTACAAGGGCTCGTACCCTTCCTTGATCAGCCACGCCTTCACCTCTTCATCCACTTCAATCTCCACACCCTTGTCCAGCAACCGCAAATTGAGTTCGCGAAGGAGAATGTCAAGGATGTTATTGAGATGCGACTTATCCAACTGATGGAAGACCACGATCTCATCGATCCGGTTCAAGAACTCCGGACTGAATGAGCGCCGCAACTCTCCGAGCACTTCTTCCTTCTTATGGCGATCTTGTTCGGCTTCCGTGCTTTGAAATCCGAGCGAGACGCCTTTTTGAATGAGTTTTGTTCCGATATTGGACGTCATGATAACAACGGTATTCTTGAAATCGACCTTGCGGCCGAGGCTGTCCGTCAACACCCCATCGTCCAATACCTGCAGCAACAGGTTGAACACATCCGGATGGGCTTTTTCGATTTCATCGAACAGAACCACGGAATAAGGCCGCCGACGAACTCGCTCCGTCAACTGGCCTCCTTCTTCGTAACCAACATAGCCTGGAGGAGCACCGAACAATCTGGAACTGGTGAATTTCTCCTGATACTCTGACATGTCGATCCGGATGAGCGCGTCCTCGGTGTTAAAGAGAAATTCCGCCAGTGTTCTTGCCAGTTCGGTCTTGCCGACTCCGGTTGGGCCTAGGAAGATGAACGAACCGATCGGCTTTTTGGCTTCCTTAAGGCCGGCCCGAGAGCGCCGGATCGCGCGGCAAACCGCCGAGATCGCCTCATTTTGACCCACCACACGCTTGTGCAGAAACTCTTCCATGCGAAGCAGCTTGTTCGATTCCTCTTCTTCAAGCTTGAACAGTGGAATGCCGGTCATCTTGGAGACGACATATGCGACATCTTCCTTCCCGATGGTCGGCTTGTGCTTTTCCTGATTCTTTTTCCATTCGCGTTTCGATTCATCGAGGAGCTTCCGAAGTCGCTCTTCTTCTTCTCGATGACGAACGGCCTCTTCGAAGTTCTGCATTGAAATGGCCAGTTCCTTATCGCGTGAAACCTTCTTGAGTTCCTGTTCCATGGCTTTAAGCTCGCCCGGTAAGGCGTAGGTCTGAAGCTTGGCGCGCGATCCTGTTTCATCAATGAGGTCGATGGCCTTGTCGGGTAAAAACCGATCCGTGATATACCGGTCGGACAGTTTGACCGCTTCGACGATCGCTTCCTCGGTGATCTCAACCCCGTGATGTTCCTCGTACCGATCCCGAAGTCCTTGAATGATCCTGACCGTCTCGTCCAGGCTTGGAGGCTGGACGTAGATTGGCTGGAACCGCCGTTTCAGCGCGCCGTCCTTCTCGATGTGCTTGCGATACTCGTCCAGCGTGGTGGCCCCGATGCATTGGATCTCGCCGCGCGACAAAGCCGGCTTCAGCATATTCGACGCATCAATCGACCCTTCAGCCGCTCCTGCGCCGACCAGCGTGTGCAACTCATCAATAAAGATGATGATGTTGCCGGCCTGCACGATCTCCTTCATCACAACTTTCAAGCGCTCTTCAAATTGGCCCCGATATTTGGTTCCGGCGACCAGGGAGCCAAGATCCAATGCGATGACCCGCCGTGAAAGAAGATTGTCCGGAACTTCCGATTGGACGATGCGTTGCGCCAGACCTTCGACGATTGCGGTTTTTCCGACACCGGATTCGCCAATGAGTACGGGATTATTTTTTGTACGCCGGCTGAGTATTTGTAGGACCCGTTCGATTTCGTCGGCGCGCCCGATAACCGGATCGAGCTGGCCCTCCTGAGCCATCTGGGTCAAATCGCGTCCGAATTCATCCAACGCCGGAGTATTGCTCTTCCGGTCGCGTTCACGTGGAGCGGACTTCCGCAAAAATGTCACGGTCAACTGTCGGGCAGTGAGAAGATTGGCTCCGAGGCTTCGCAGAATCTTTCCGCCGATACCTTCTTCTTCGCGCAGGAGTCCCAAAAGCAAGTGTTCGCTTCCGATGTGATTATGACCAAGAAGTCGGGCCTCTTCGACCCCGTACTCGATGACTTTCTTCACCCGCGGGCTGAAAGGAATTTCCCCGAAGGTCATTGTGGTCCCGCCACCAGGCAGATTCCGCTCGATCTCGAGTCGGATCTGCTCTGTTGAAAGTCCCATTTTCTTGAGGATCATGAGGGCAATCCCATCGGATTCGCGCAGGATCGCCAAGACAAGGTGTTCGGTTCCGAGGTAGTCGTTCTGATGACGCTCGGCCTCTTCCCGCGCAAGGATGATGATCTTCCGACCCTTGTCCGTGAATCGTTCGAACATCCTGCCTCCTTTTTGGTGAGGATCCCCTAATCTGCCGATGAGGTCAAACCCTTCGAAAAATCTAGTCTAATTCTAACTAGATGGGTTGTCAGTGTCAAGGTTCGTGGAGATTGATACGCGTGATTACGTTCTCAAACCACGAGCGATAGAATCGGCACACGCCTCGTTCGTTGACTTCGAAAGAATCGTCCCGATAAAATTCGGCTCTTTTGTGGTCATCTTCCATTCACCTTGCGAGTTCAGACCTCGAATGAAAAGCAAAAGCATCGGCATATTAACTAAGCCGAAGTTCCCTGAAGTCAAGTCTACACTTCAAGCAGTTCTGTCCTGGCTCAGAGAAAGAAACATTGAAGTGCTGTTGGATACAACCTCTGCCACGCTCCTGGGTGAAACGGGCGGAATTCAAAAAACTCAGCTGGCGGGAAAAGCGGATGTCCTCCTCGTGATGGGAGGCGATGGCACCATGCTGAGCGCTGCGCGTCTCGCCGGAGAACGAGGGATTCCGATACTGGGCGTGAATATGGGCGGTCTGGGTTTCCTGACCGAGGTCAGACTCGAACATTTCTACCCTTCATTGGAACGCGTCTTCACAAACGATTACGTGCTTGACGAGCGGTTGATGCTCGGGACACATGTCCATCGGCACGGCGAAACCGTGGCGCAGGGAGTCGTACTCAATGACGTGGTTGTGAGTAAAGGCACCTTGGCGAGGATGATCGAGCTGAGAATTTCCATTCAAGGACGGTTTGTGACGAATCTTCGTGGAGACGGTTTAATTGTCAGCACGCCGACCGGATCGACAGCCTATTCCCTCTCAGCGGGCGGGCCGATCATTCATCCTACTGTTCAATCGCTCATGCTGACCCCGGTATGCCCTCATACCCTGACGCATCGACCACTCATCGTCGAAGGCAGCGCTGAAATCGAAGTCACGCTGACCAGCAAAGATGAGGGGGCAATGGCTACGTTGGACGGTCAGGTAGGAGTCGCACTGACCCAAGGTGATACCGTGGAATTAAAGGTATCCGAGCATCGGACCAGATTGATCCGGTTT
This window harbors:
- a CDS encoding ATP-dependent Clp protease ATP-binding subunit, whose protein sequence is MFERFTDKGRKIIILAREEAERHQNDYLGTEHLVLAILRESDGIALMILKKMGLSTEQIRLEIERNLPGGGTTMTFGEIPFSPRVKKVIEYGVEEARLLGHNHIGSEHLLLGLLREEEGIGGKILRSLGANLLTARQLTVTFLRKSAPRERDRKSNTPALDEFGRDLTQMAQEGQLDPVIGRADEIERVLQILSRRTKNNPVLIGESGVGKTAIVEGLAQRIVQSEVPDNLLSRRVIALDLGSLVAGTKYRGQFEERLKVVMKEIVQAGNIIIFIDELHTLVGAGAAEGSIDASNMLKPALSRGEIQCIGATTLDEYRKHIEKDGALKRRFQPIYVQPPSLDETVRIIQGLRDRYEEHHGVEITEEAIVEAVKLSDRYITDRFLPDKAIDLIDETGSRAKLQTYALPGELKAMEQELKKVSRDKELAISMQNFEEAVRHREEEERLRKLLDESKREWKKNQEKHKPTIGKEDVAYVVSKMTGIPLFKLEEEESNKLLRMEEFLHKRVVGQNEAISAVCRAIRRSRAGLKEAKKPIGSFIFLGPTGVGKTELARTLAEFLFNTEDALIRIDMSEYQEKFTSSRLFGAPPGYVGYEEGGQLTERVRRRPYSVVLFDEIEKAHPDVFNLLLQVLDDGVLTDSLGRKVDFKNTVVIMTSNIGTKLIQKGVSLGFQSTEAEQDRHKKEEVLGELRRSFSPEFLNRIDEIVVFHQLDKSHLNNILDILLRELNLRLLDKGVEIEVDEEVKAWLIKEGYEPLYGARPMRRTIQRAIGDPLSEEMIKGRFKDSRKIKVVLRDGAPTFIEQEAMAGV
- a CDS encoding NAD(+)/NADH kinase, which codes for MKSKSIGILTKPKFPEVKSTLQAVLSWLRERNIEVLLDTTSATLLGETGGIQKTQLAGKADVLLVMGGDGTMLSAARLAGERGIPILGVNMGGLGFLTEVRLEHFYPSLERVFTNDYVLDERLMLGTHVHRHGETVAQGVVLNDVVVSKGTLARMIELRISIQGRFVTNLRGDGLIVSTPTGSTAYSLSAGGPIIHPTVQSLMLTPVCPHTLTHRPLIVEGSAEIEVTLTSKDEGAMATLDGQVGVALTQGDTVELKVSEHRTRLIRFPESNYYDVLREKLKWGDG